In one Candidatus Nomurabacteria bacterium genomic region, the following are encoded:
- a CDS encoding ABC transporter ATP-binding protein: protein MTNDDNIAVRVSGVSKSFKLPLEAQNSLKGRLINFNKRGYEVQHALKDVSFDVKKGDFFGIVGRNGSGKSTLLKLISGIYSTDKGSIETNGKLVPFIELGVGFNPELSGRDNVYLNGALLGFNRKEMDAMYDDIVEFAELGRFMDQKLKNYSSGMQVRLAFSIAIRANTDILVLDEVLAVGDEAFQKKCIAIFEEYKARKQTIILVTHDMGVVEKFCNRAILIEDGVIKKEGSPTQVALAYRDSNNVSYARDMESSQQRKTARIERKIDIEILSAKTHEKQNRFNYGSKMIVRLRWDDAHVHSAGVAIMKLSGENIFAPNTYQDKLKLSDSTREIEYEVTLNLATGDYYIKAGLFGKTDEMIIAFDDEGPSFIVEPEVGGKHWNGLTKLDYKWKI, encoded by the coding sequence ATGACAAACGACGACAATATAGCAGTAAGAGTTTCTGGAGTTAGCAAAAGTTTTAAATTACCACTCGAAGCTCAAAACTCACTCAAAGGAAGGCTTATTAACTTCAATAAACGTGGCTATGAAGTACAACACGCATTAAAGGATGTATCGTTTGATGTAAAAAAGGGTGATTTCTTTGGAATTGTAGGTCGTAATGGCAGTGGAAAAAGTACCCTACTTAAGCTTATATCGGGTATATACAGTACGGATAAGGGTAGTATAGAAACGAATGGAAAACTGGTTCCTTTCATTGAGCTTGGCGTAGGATTTAACCCGGAATTATCTGGACGAGATAACGTTTACCTTAACGGTGCACTCCTAGGTTTTAATCGGAAAGAAATGGACGCAATGTATGACGATATTGTCGAATTTGCCGAATTAGGGCGTTTCATGGACCAGAAACTTAAGAACTATTCCAGTGGAATGCAAGTGCGATTGGCATTTTCTATCGCAATACGTGCAAATACTGACATTCTTGTTTTAGACGAGGTGCTTGCTGTTGGAGACGAGGCGTTCCAAAAAAAATGCATAGCTATTTTTGAAGAATATAAGGCTCGCAAACAAACTATCATATTAGTGACACATGACATGGGGGTTGTTGAGAAGTTTTGCAATAGAGCTATTTTGATTGAAGATGGTGTAATAAAAAAAGAAGGCTCACCCACACAAGTTGCTCTTGCGTACCGTGACAGTAACAATGTTTCATATGCACGTGACATGGAGAGCTCTCAACAGCGAAAAACAGCTCGTATTGAGAGAAAGATAGATATAGAAATATTGTCAGCGAAGACCCATGAGAAACAAAATCGTTTCAATTATGGCAGTAAGATGATTGTAAGACTACGGTGGGATGACGCGCATGTACATTCCGCAGGGGTTGCTATCATGAAGCTTAGTGGTGAGAATATATTTGCACCTAACACGTATCAGGATAAGTTGAAGCTTAGTGATAGCACTCGTGAGATTGAATATGAAGTAACACTCAATTTAGCTACAGGGGACTATTATATCAAGGCAGGATTATTTGGAAAAACAGACGAAATGATAATCGCCTTTGATGATGAGGGCCCTTCGTTTATAGTTGAACCAGAGGTTGGGGGTAAGCATTGGAATGGCCTTACAAAACTAGATTACAAGTGGAAGATATAA
- a CDS encoding glycosyltransferase family 1 protein gives MPDRNTPKKYLNKSVQVLRDEGVLSLGVKGLRKIADKIEQSNKGSAFMKRKKFTSIVDRRDVMLADWVGSPYKPSLEPIDPLKVTNWIISPPSGGGGHQNMFRFIEHLDRNGFQNNIYLYSALDPMPITEAKLNVAKYAKLKNTNFYNYKRGSKMSDADVVFATGWETAYPVFNEKTTAKKFYFVQDFEPYFYSIGTEYILAENTYRFGFHGITAGNWLSTKLAADYGMKCDSYDFGADKDVYKFKNNDKRKEVFFYARPVTERRAFDLGVMTLEIFHKLHPDYIINLAGWDVSLYDIPFPYVNHKALRIEQLPDLYNKCAVGLVLSLTNMSLLPLELISCGVIPVVNEGANNHEVSSNPYISYIDTSPVSLAKAMSDIVTRKDSSEYAKKASRSTADASWEEAKEKFMAILEREIYG, from the coding sequence ATGCCTGATCGAAACACGCCAAAGAAATATCTTAATAAGTCTGTGCAAGTACTTCGTGATGAGGGGGTATTATCGCTTGGTGTGAAGGGGCTACGAAAGATTGCTGATAAAATTGAGCAATCGAATAAGGGCTCGGCATTTATGAAAAGGAAGAAGTTTACATCGATTGTGGATCGACGCGATGTGATGCTTGCAGACTGGGTTGGATCACCGTATAAACCAAGCTTAGAACCAATTGACCCACTAAAGGTGACGAATTGGATTATCTCACCACCATCTGGTGGTGGCGGTCATCAGAATATGTTTCGTTTTATCGAACATTTGGACCGGAATGGTTTTCAAAACAATATTTATCTTTACTCAGCACTTGACCCGATGCCAATAACTGAGGCAAAATTGAATGTAGCTAAGTATGCGAAACTAAAAAATACAAATTTTTACAATTATAAACGTGGGTCAAAAATGTCTGATGCAGATGTTGTATTTGCAACAGGCTGGGAGACGGCGTATCCGGTATTTAATGAAAAAACAACCGCAAAAAAGTTCTATTTTGTGCAAGATTTTGAGCCGTATTTTTACTCGATAGGTACGGAATATATACTAGCCGAGAACACATATAGATTTGGATTCCACGGTATCACTGCAGGTAATTGGTTATCGACAAAACTGGCGGCAGACTATGGCATGAAGTGTGATTCATATGATTTTGGTGCCGATAAAGATGTGTATAAATTCAAAAACAACGACAAGCGCAAGGAGGTGTTCTTTTATGCCCGTCCCGTTACAGAGCGTCGTGCCTTTGATTTGGGCGTTATGACACTCGAAATTTTTCATAAACTTCATCCAGATTACATAATAAATCTTGCGGGGTGGGATGTGTCTTTGTATGATATTCCATTTCCCTATGTAAATCACAAGGCGCTTAGAATCGAGCAACTGCCAGATTTGTACAATAAATGTGCCGTCGGGCTTGTGTTATCACTTACTAATATGTCGCTACTGCCCCTTGAACTCATTTCATGTGGCGTCATTCCAGTAGTAAATGAAGGTGCTAATAATCATGAAGTAAGTAGTAACCCTTACATTTCCTACATAGATACTTCACCGGTAAGTTTAGCAAAGGCGATGTCAGATATTGTTACTCGCAAAGATTCCTCCGAGTATGCGAAAAAGGCTTCCAGAAGTACTGCAGACGCGTCGTGGGAAGAGGCGAAGGAAAAGTTCATGGCCATTCTGGAGCGAGAAATCTATGGCTAA
- a CDS encoding glycosyltransferase family 2 protein yields the protein MTKSITILIPTYNEEEVLPKLHKRLTSLVKSLPNYSFELLFVNDGSTDGSLKLIKNFAKKDTSISYVNLSRNFGKEIAMIAGIDHVQSDALVIIDADLQDPPELIPDMIKLWEEGYDDVYARRAARIGESWLKRKTSSWFYRILQRSTNIQIQRDTGDFRLLDRRCVQALQQLRESERYTKGLFSWIGYRKKEISYVRDPRVAGATKWNYFKLINLAVDGFVSFTTAPLRFSTILGMTVSFLAFIYIIYLIARTLLYGADIAGYPSTMAAILFLGGVQLLSLGIIGEYVGRIFHETKQRPLYFVDEYHKKKSKK from the coding sequence ATGACGAAGTCCATCACGATCCTGATTCCCACTTACAACGAGGAAGAAGTATTACCAAAACTTCATAAACGACTCACGAGTCTCGTGAAATCACTCCCCAACTATTCTTTTGAGCTTTTGTTTGTAAATGATGGCAGCACAGACGGCTCATTGAAATTAATAAAAAACTTTGCCAAAAAAGACACGTCGATAAGCTACGTTAATCTTTCACGTAACTTTGGTAAAGAAATTGCCATGATTGCCGGTATAGACCACGTACAGAGCGATGCACTCGTGATCATAGACGCCGACTTGCAAGATCCACCAGAACTTATACCCGACATGATTAAGCTATGGGAGGAAGGTTACGATGACGTCTACGCCCGCCGAGCTGCTCGTATAGGTGAGTCGTGGCTCAAGCGCAAGACGTCGTCGTGGTTCTACCGTATACTCCAGCGCTCAACCAACATCCAGATTCAGCGCGACACTGGCGATTTTCGCCTACTCGACCGTCGCTGCGTGCAAGCACTCCAGCAACTACGCGAAAGTGAACGCTACACCAAAGGCCTGTTTAGTTGGATTGGTTACCGCAAAAAAGAGATTTCCTACGTACGCGATCCGCGAGTTGCCGGCGCCACCAAGTGGAATTACTTCAAGCTTATAAACCTAGCAGTCGACGGTTTTGTATCGTTCACCACTGCACCGCTACGGTTTTCGACCATTCTCGGCATGACAGTGTCGTTTCTAGCGTTCATCTATATCATCTACTTAATTGCACGTACGTTGCTCTATGGCGCAGATATCGCCGGTTACCCGTCGACTATGGCGGCAATTTTGTTTCTTGGTGGAGTTCAGCTACTGTCGCTTGGTATTATTGGTGAATACGTAGGGCGGATATTTCACGAAACTAAGCAGCGGCCGTTATACTTTGTTGATGAATACCACAAAAAGAAGAGTAAGAAATGA
- a CDS encoding DUF2142 domain-containing protein produces MHWNWEYIQNLIVKKLSSRGFLIFVIALFVIQALWIALSYRFPMLYDEAYHIYGIDLFSKQLSPLIMSQPSSYDVYGAFGHGGATLFHYLLSFPYRFISLFTSNLAVHVIAMRVINIIMAATGVYLYAKLFSRLRVKAIYTNISLLIFTLIPITTFVAATTNYDNLLFPLTALYLIWCVDILQSKNIRTNDYLQLFLLGCVTSLVKSTFLPVFAASVVFLGVYLYRKNRKKFISKVIESFKKNSKKQMYIIASLTIIIIGLFSSVYFYNFVAYKTLQPGCNQVIGKVRCSKNYLGVRDEITRETKGTRSEITTADYISLWTMQMVNWSAMTGAHTTDKGVVVAKPIPAMYSTIFIAGVLGISLLLYAWRSLDKNISWYFLVMIMVSLTITVFIQNYHVYLDLREPYAIQPRYLLTIVPIAIIMSVAAGGLIIRKVKPVYKLLFVAIFFALLTQGGGVTTDILLSKDSWYWNSEIVHKLNHGAKKILNPLVKGA; encoded by the coding sequence ATGCATTGGAATTGGGAATATATCCAGAATCTTATCGTTAAGAAGCTTAGTAGTCGCGGCTTCTTGATTTTTGTTATCGCATTGTTTGTAATACAAGCACTTTGGATTGCTCTCAGCTATCGTTTCCCAATGCTCTACGACGAAGCCTACCATATATATGGGATTGACCTTTTTAGTAAGCAGTTATCCCCATTAATTATGAGTCAACCAAGTTCATACGATGTGTACGGTGCATTTGGTCACGGTGGAGCAACTCTGTTTCATTATCTACTTAGTTTTCCGTATCGTTTCATATCACTATTCACAAGTAACTTAGCGGTGCATGTCATCGCGATGAGAGTTATTAATATTATAATGGCGGCAACCGGTGTTTATCTCTACGCTAAGCTATTTAGTAGGCTTAGGGTGAAGGCGATCTATACCAATATATCGCTTCTGATCTTTACACTAATTCCAATTACAACTTTTGTTGCAGCAACAACGAATTATGATAATCTACTTTTTCCATTAACTGCGCTTTACCTAATATGGTGCGTAGATATACTTCAAAGTAAAAATATAAGAACCAACGACTACCTACAGCTCTTTTTACTTGGTTGTGTAACATCTCTAGTGAAGTCTACCTTTTTGCCAGTGTTTGCAGCTAGTGTCGTATTTCTCGGGGTTTATTTGTACAGAAAAAATCGTAAAAAATTTATTTCGAAAGTCATTGAATCATTCAAGAAAAACTCAAAAAAACAGATGTATATAATTGCATCTCTGACAATAATTATTATTGGCTTATTTTCTTCGGTTTATTTCTATAATTTTGTTGCATACAAGACCCTTCAGCCTGGATGCAATCAGGTTATTGGCAAGGTACGATGTAGTAAGAACTACCTAGGTGTACGTGATGAGATTACGCGAGAAACAAAAGGCACACGTTCCGAGATTACAACCGCAGACTATATCTCACTGTGGACTATGCAGATGGTTAACTGGTCTGCTATGACGGGCGCACACACGACCGACAAGGGTGTTGTTGTCGCGAAGCCAATTCCGGCCATGTATAGTACTATTTTCATTGCCGGTGTTCTTGGAATTAGCTTACTCTTATATGCATGGAGAAGTCTCGACAAAAACATCAGTTGGTATTTCCTTGTGATGATAATGGTATCATTGACTATTACGGTTTTTATACAAAACTACCATGTTTATTTAGACCTACGAGAGCCATACGCTATACAACCGAGGTATTTATTAACTATTGTACCTATTGCTATTATTATGTCAGTGGCCGCTGGTGGCTTAATAATTAGAAAAGTGAAGCCAGTATATAAGCTGCTATTTGTCGCGATATTTTTTGCTCTTTTGACCCAGGGCGGCGGAGTAACGACGGATATTCTTTTAAGCAAGGATTCATGGTATTGGAATAGTGAGATAGTACACAAACTAAACCACGGGGCTAAAAAAATACTTAATCCACTCGTGAAAGGCGCATAA
- a CDS encoding ABC transporter permease, producing MKQFVSKSNRALLSELVRTDFKLRYQGSLLGYAWSLLKPLLLFIILYVVFVYFLRIGKGIPHFPVYLLLGIVLWNFFVEMTMQSLSSIVGRGDLIRKIRIPRWMIVFSSSISATINLFLSLIVVIVFMVINQVPIGVGILILPLYALLIYLFALGCSLFLAAAYVKFRDLSYIWEVVLQAGFYATPIIYPLQLIHDQFIVKILLLNPIAFAVQGARYYLVTHETITAQGVWGGSWYILVPLFFTILILIFGLLYFKSQARTFAENI from the coding sequence ATGAAACAATTTGTCTCAAAATCAAACCGTGCATTACTGTCGGAACTGGTACGGACAGACTTCAAACTACGATATCAGGGATCGCTGCTTGGGTACGCATGGTCGCTATTAAAACCCCTTCTCCTCTTTATTATTCTTTACGTTGTATTTGTTTATTTTCTAAGGATAGGCAAGGGAATTCCGCATTTTCCTGTGTATTTATTGCTCGGAATTGTATTATGGAATTTCTTCGTTGAGATGACGATGCAAAGTCTTAGTTCTATTGTTGGACGAGGCGACCTTATCCGAAAAATCCGTATACCACGGTGGATGATTGTATTTTCAAGTAGTATATCGGCAACGATAAATCTATTCCTTAGTCTTATTGTTGTTATTGTTTTTATGGTAATAAACCAGGTTCCTATAGGTGTAGGGATATTAATACTTCCACTATATGCACTTCTCATATATCTGTTCGCACTTGGCTGTTCATTATTTTTAGCTGCTGCATATGTAAAGTTTCGTGATTTGAGTTATATATGGGAAGTTGTCTTGCAAGCTGGGTTTTATGCGACACCAATTATCTACCCACTACAGCTTATTCACGACCAATTTATTGTAAAAATTCTACTTCTTAATCCAATAGCGTTTGCGGTCCAGGGTGCTAGATACTATCTTGTCACACACGAAACTATAACGGCACAAGGCGTTTGGGGTGGATCATGGTATATTCTCGTTCCTCTCTTCTTTACTATCTTAATTCTTATCTTTGGTCTACTTTACTTTAAGAGTCAGGCTCGAACTTTTGCGGAGAATATATAA
- a CDS encoding glycosyltransferase, whose protein sequence is MTKRELSLSIILPLFNASEDIDALFTCLSRQVSIDKASMEIIIVNDGSTDTTMQVVENSRNLLSGFFKINIVEHSSNIGLAKTRLDGAKSAKGKYLTFIDKKCRPDNDYLISFINKNRNIVIGNPYINKSRSLWARVLTLIRKRIYYPYFNHPFDDIILDHAAYKKFKNKGGGGSMYVLRTYYLRVAKNMPTGKHVNDDSLFIEQLSKIEPILKTSSAKIEYLNRSGFTENIIHLYGRGPKFVDFYAKPGRRFFIPIVVLIVFMVINIAFLFLLPKIVLYELLIFIVLVACVSLYLSENYLDFLVSVILLPIALVAFSCGTLKGLLLKAFRLY, encoded by the coding sequence ATGACAAAAAGAGAGTTAAGTCTATCCATCATACTTCCGTTATTCAACGCATCCGAAGATATCGATGCGCTGTTCACATGCCTGTCGCGACAGGTTTCTATTGATAAAGCTTCTATGGAGATTATTATTGTCAATGACGGGTCAACAGACACAACAATGCAAGTGGTCGAGAATAGTCGAAACCTCCTGAGTGGCTTCTTTAAGATTAATATCGTTGAGCATAGTAGCAATATTGGTCTTGCAAAAACACGTCTCGACGGAGCAAAGTCAGCAAAAGGAAAATACTTAACATTTATAGATAAGAAGTGTCGGCCAGATAATGATTATTTGATAAGCTTCATTAATAAGAATAGAAATATTGTCATTGGAAATCCGTATATAAATAAATCTCGAAGCCTATGGGCAAGAGTATTGACACTTATACGCAAGAGAATATACTACCCTTATTTCAACCACCCTTTTGATGACATCATCCTCGACCATGCAGCATATAAAAAATTCAAAAATAAGGGTGGTGGCGGTAGTATGTATGTTTTAAGAACCTACTATTTAAGGGTTGCGAAAAATATGCCCACAGGAAAACATGTTAATGACGACTCACTATTTATAGAGCAATTGTCAAAAATTGAGCCGATTTTAAAAACTTCATCAGCAAAAATAGAGTATCTCAATAGATCAGGATTTACTGAAAATATCATACATCTTTACGGTAGAGGTCCGAAGTTCGTAGATTTCTATGCAAAGCCGGGTCGACGCTTCTTTATACCAATAGTTGTACTCATTGTCTTTATGGTTATAAACATAGCGTTTTTATTTCTATTACCGAAGATTGTATTGTATGAGTTACTCATATTTATTGTCTTGGTTGCATGTGTATCGCTCTACTTGTCGGAAAATTATCTAGACTTCCTCGTATCTGTCATACTACTACCCATCGCACTAGTCGCATTCTCATGTGGCACTCTTAAGGGTCTCTTATTGAAGGCTTTTCGCCTTTACTAG
- a CDS encoding glycosyltransferase family 2 protein, with amino-acid sequence MTKDDIKATIFIPTWFGEQYLDEVLGAIFKQKVPYKFEVLIYDTSSTDKTPEIIAKYAKQHDNLRHKTISKSEFGHGKTRNVAAHDAKGEIVVYISQDVTPAHDYWLYEMVKPFELSERIVGVIGKQVPRPHSFPLLKSEIKSVFNGFGPDFGTTLFYKDEFVKDQGIYDAISFYSDVNSAARRNILVGKISYQDVPYAEDQLLGRDFIDAGYIKAYAPRGTVIHSNDMTISEYKHRMFDETLGLRKIGLPVEVPSRKVVAKMIVRGIVRDTLRIPRDEHYSFKRKIYWIVVNPLYHIQKWRGVRLGARVDINDSSILKKYSLEHRRSQ; translated from the coding sequence ATGACGAAAGATGACATAAAAGCAACTATATTTATACCAACATGGTTTGGTGAACAGTACCTCGATGAGGTGCTAGGCGCTATTTTTAAACAAAAAGTACCGTATAAATTTGAAGTCCTCATATATGATACGAGTAGTACTGATAAAACTCCTGAAATTATCGCGAAATATGCAAAGCAACACGACAATTTACGCCACAAAACCATCTCGAAGTCTGAGTTTGGTCATGGTAAAACGCGTAATGTCGCCGCACATGATGCGAAAGGTGAAATAGTTGTGTATATAAGTCAAGACGTTACACCAGCGCATGATTATTGGCTTTATGAAATGGTAAAACCTTTTGAACTCAGTGAGCGTATTGTGGGTGTTATTGGTAAACAGGTGCCAAGGCCACATAGTTTTCCACTACTTAAATCGGAGATAAAATCCGTGTTTAATGGTTTTGGTCCTGATTTTGGCACAACACTGTTCTACAAAGATGAATTTGTAAAAGATCAGGGTATATATGACGCAATTTCTTTTTACTCTGACGTGAACTCAGCTGCACGTCGCAATATCCTTGTAGGTAAAATATCATATCAAGATGTTCCATACGCAGAAGATCAGTTACTTGGTAGAGATTTTATTGATGCTGGGTATATTAAAGCCTATGCACCACGCGGTACCGTTATTCATTCGAACGATATGACTATTAGTGAATATAAACATCGTATGTTTGATGAGACATTAGGGCTTCGCAAGATTGGTTTGCCCGTGGAGGTGCCTTCTCGAAAAGTTGTCGCAAAGATGATAGTAAGGGGTATCGTTCGTGATACGCTTAGAATTCCACGTGACGAACACTATTCATTTAAGAGGAAAATATACTGGATTGTAGTAAATCCACTCTATCATATACAAAAATGGCGAGGCGTGAGATTAGGGGCAAGGGTAGATATTAATGATTCATCTATACTTAAAAAATACTCTTTAGAACACAGACGTAGTCAATAG
- a CDS encoding glycosyltransferase: protein MTRKKVCLTLCYWDTEYVRGKAFQKALSTLAIDSDIELVIVKNTHRGILRYFEVIAKLIRTRLTTNPDIYLISFRGYEILPFVLLIGVGKKVIYDEFINPVEWAVYEHKKADQDSLVVKILKSLYKFLLMRTAKILSDTKSHAAYSAKIMHIPVSKYAVLPVGTDEDVFKPLKESRHRRKFQVLYYGSMLPLHGVEYVIESAVKLGKNKDIEFLIIGGSKKLRDDILVANSKGAHITYKKWVNYHKLPDVINDADLCLAGPFGGTVQSQFVITGKTYQFLAMGKAAVVGETKESGIFENRHNILIAKQTSSSSLRATIKWAFDNRESLYDIGKNGRNIYNECYSDKANAKRLQLILDSLD, encoded by the coding sequence GTGACGAGAAAAAAAGTATGCCTTACTCTTTGCTACTGGGATACGGAATACGTACGCGGCAAAGCATTTCAAAAAGCGCTTTCAACACTCGCCATCGACAGCGACATCGAACTTGTAATAGTAAAAAATACACACAGGGGGATATTGAGGTATTTTGAAGTCATAGCAAAACTCATTAGGACTAGACTGACGACCAACCCAGACATTTATTTAATCAGTTTTCGGGGATATGAAATACTACCCTTTGTTTTGCTTATTGGCGTTGGAAAAAAAGTTATCTATGATGAGTTTATCAATCCCGTTGAGTGGGCTGTGTACGAACATAAAAAAGCGGATCAAGATAGTTTGGTGGTGAAAATACTAAAGAGTCTCTACAAGTTTTTACTTATGAGGACAGCAAAAATCCTTTCCGACACAAAGTCGCATGCGGCTTACTCGGCAAAAATAATGCACATTCCCGTTAGTAAATATGCAGTGCTTCCGGTTGGTACAGATGAAGATGTGTTTAAGCCTTTGAAAGAATCAAGACATAGGCGGAAGTTTCAGGTGCTCTATTACGGTAGTATGTTACCGCTCCACGGAGTTGAATATGTAATTGAATCAGCGGTAAAACTAGGTAAAAACAAGGATATAGAATTTCTCATTATCGGTGGATCGAAAAAACTACGCGATGACATTCTAGTCGCTAATTCGAAAGGTGCGCACATCACGTATAAAAAATGGGTCAACTACCATAAGCTACCAGATGTTATAAATGATGCAGACTTATGTTTAGCGGGACCGTTCGGCGGTACAGTACAATCACAATTTGTCATTACGGGAAAAACTTATCAGTTTCTTGCCATGGGTAAGGCGGCTGTGGTTGGTGAGACAAAAGAGAGTGGTATATTTGAGAATAGACACAATATACTCATTGCTAAGCAGACAAGTAGTTCCAGTTTGCGGGCAACGATTAAATGGGCGTTCGATAATAGAGAAAGTCTTTATGATATTGGCAAAAATGGTCGGAATATATATAACGAGTGCTACTCGGACAAGGCTAACGCAAAACGACTACAACTAATTCTAGACTCACTCGACTAG
- a CDS encoding NAD-dependent epimerase/dehydratase family protein — protein MAKCLVLGANGLIGSYIVDSLVDAGHEVRAFDRFGADKENYKESDNVSQFTGDFLNSNDLKIALEGMDYVFHFISTTTPITAENDPTIDIETNIRMSVELFQLCVEKGIKRIIYPSTGGAIYGLSPTSTGVHSEDDPTLPVSPYAIGKLTIENYLRYFYTKYGLDYITFRISNPYGNRQSHQSKQGVIPIFLDRISNNQPITVYGDGSMIRDYIYVKDVADMIVNAFDKQHKRNTYNIGYGNGASVNEIIDCIEEVTGIKPNIKHETKPVTFIDKVVLDTSRYMSEFHMEPSTSLRDGIDATYKSITKTQPS, from the coding sequence ATGGCTAAGTGTCTCGTATTAGGTGCGAACGGTTTAATCGGCAGTTACATTGTCGATTCGCTCGTGGATGCGGGTCACGAAGTTAGGGCATTTGACCGATTTGGCGCTGATAAAGAGAATTATAAAGAGTCGGATAATGTAAGTCAGTTTACTGGAGATTTCCTTAATAGTAATGATTTAAAGATTGCGCTTGAAGGGATGGACTATGTTTTTCACTTCATATCAACAACAACACCGATAACAGCAGAAAATGATCCAACAATAGACATTGAAACGAATATACGTATGAGTGTCGAACTATTTCAATTATGTGTAGAAAAGGGTATTAAAAGAATTATCTACCCTTCAACGGGCGGAGCAATTTATGGATTGTCACCAACGAGCACTGGTGTTCATAGTGAAGACGACCCGACTCTTCCAGTTTCCCCGTATGCAATTGGTAAGTTGACAATTGAAAATTATCTCCGATATTTTTATACAAAATATGGTCTGGACTATATTACATTTCGTATATCAAATCCGTATGGAAATCGACAATCTCACCAAAGTAAACAAGGTGTGATTCCTATTTTTCTTGACAGGATAAGTAATAATCAGCCGATTACGGTTTATGGTGACGGGTCTATGATTCGTGACTATATCTATGTTAAAGATGTCGCAGATATGATTGTGAATGCTTTCGATAAACAGCATAAACGCAATACATATAACATTGGCTATGGTAATGGGGCTTCGGTAAATGAAATCATTGACTGTATAGAAGAGGTGACGGGTATAAAGCCGAATATTAAACACGAAACCAAACCGGTGACATTCATCGACAAAGTAGTTCTCGACACGTCACGTTACATGTCGGAATTCCACATGGAGCCATCGACAAGTCTCCGTGATGGGATAGATGCGACATATAAAAGTATAACAAAGACACAACCGTCATGA
- a CDS encoding glycosyltransferase family 2 protein, whose translation MSHKSIEKLAVVIPNFNGADFIEEAIDSLLQQDMSADIIIVENGSRDNSLDILKSYNDKITILQNEKNLGFAGGVNVGISYTIKHGYDAVALFNNDAVADSEWLSELVNSIQDDIKIGIATCCIKLKDGSILDSTGEFYTTWGLPYPRGRGKSVDSYHEKEFVFGASGGASLYKTALFRDIGLFDEKFFAYYEDTDISFRAQLAGWKVVYNPKSFVTHHQGETSKKMVPGFTVYQTFKNLPMLFWKNTPRNLLLPIGIRFFIAYNLILLKALVSGKAWPAVKGVWYSFIYIPHTVHQRWIIQRGKSVSTNYINSVIVHDLPPNQTGLRKFRKIFTGK comes from the coding sequence ATGTCCCATAAGTCGATAGAGAAGCTAGCGGTTGTAATTCCCAACTTCAATGGTGCGGACTTTATTGAGGAGGCTATCGATTCCCTACTACAACAAGATATGTCTGCCGATATTATCATTGTAGAGAATGGATCAAGGGATAACTCTCTCGATATCCTCAAATCATACAATGACAAAATAACCATTTTACAAAATGAGAAGAATCTTGGTTTTGCAGGTGGCGTAAATGTTGGCATATCTTACACAATCAAACATGGTTACGACGCTGTGGCACTTTTTAATAACGATGCCGTGGCTGATAGTGAATGGTTGTCTGAACTCGTAAATTCAATACAAGACGACATTAAGATCGGTATCGCAACCTGCTGCATCAAACTCAAAGACGGCTCAATCCTCGATAGTACAGGTGAATTTTATACGACATGGGGCTTGCCTTACCCACGTGGCCGCGGAAAGTCTGTAGACAGCTACCACGAGAAAGAATTCGTCTTTGGGGCTAGCGGCGGAGCAAGTTTATACAAAACTGCACTTTTTCGTGACATTGGTTTATTCGACGAAAAGTTTTTTGCTTACTACGAAGATACTGATATTAGTTTCCGTGCGCAACTTGCGGGTTGGAAAGTTGTATATAATCCAAAATCATTCGTTACTCATCACCAGGGTGAAACAAGCAAAAAAATGGTCCCAGGATTCACCGTATATCAAACCTTTAAAAATCTTCCGATGTTATTTTGGAAAAATACACCGCGTAATCTCCTATTACCTATCGGTATCCGTTTTTTTATTGCTTACAACCTAATATTACTCAAGGCATTGGTTAGTGGTAAGGCATGGCCGGCTGTAAAGGGTGTTTGGTATTCATTTATATACATACCCCATACAGTTCATCAGCGGTGGATAATTCAAAGAGGTAAATCAGTATCAACTAATTATATTAACTCTGTCATCGTTCACGACCTGCCGCCCAACCAAACAGGGCTACGAAAATTTCGCAAAATCTTCACTGGAAAATAA